The following proteins are encoded in a genomic region of Synechococcus sp. CBW1002:
- a CDS encoding AGE family epimerase/isomerase translates to MNDLTFTFSDLISGYVTSYDEGNKLIGIKTSDDRNYEAKLTGNTYAKQTQNLGEGWPDRSGDLQKLLVPGQMVFVYGTFFPEDRVKFEANYIIFAGDAKDEYRYADEKGWWVKQIDQIAASYCKWQFNAPESAIDYHHYRTLISLTGGKKQEDYLQETDTISRMVYGMACAYMLTGKEMYLDAAEKGTEYLRDKMRFTDTDTGLIYWYHGQKVGSGGEEQKLLVSEFGDDYDCIPAYEQIYALAGPVQTYRLTGDPRILDDAEKTVDLFDECFKDHEKGGYYSHIHAVTLSAHEESLGRNKAKKNWNSVGDHAPAYLINLWLATGEERYKKMLEDTFDTISKHFPDYDNSPFVQEKFFDNWSKDQSWGWQQNRAVVGHNLKIAWNLMRFYAEMGKDKYLDIAKKIAFLMPKVGYDNQRFGWYDVVERVLDPNEKFHRYAWHDRKAWWQQEQGILAYLILQGHMPDSTEYKKYAEESAAFYNAFFLDNNDGGVYFNVLANGIPYLVGTERFKGSHSMSAYHSTELCFLSTVYIDLLIKKRPLDLFFKPIPGGFKDGILRVEPDILPKGSVYISSCEIDGQAYTDFDANALTVKLPESEHRLQVKVTVSPK, encoded by the coding sequence ATGAATGATCTCACCTTCACATTCTCGGATCTGATCTCAGGCTATGTCACCAGCTACGACGAAGGCAATAAGCTAATTGGCATCAAAACTTCTGATGACAGAAACTATGAAGCAAAGCTAACCGGCAACACCTATGCCAAGCAGACCCAGAATCTGGGCGAGGGATGGCCAGACCGGTCCGGTGATCTCCAAAAGCTGCTGGTGCCTGGTCAGATGGTCTTTGTCTATGGCACCTTCTTCCCAGAAGACAGAGTTAAGTTTGAAGCGAACTACATCATCTTCGCTGGTGACGCGAAGGATGAGTATCGCTATGCAGATGAAAAAGGCTGGTGGGTCAAGCAAATTGATCAGATTGCAGCCTCGTACTGCAAATGGCAGTTCAATGCACCGGAATCAGCCATTGATTACCATCACTACCGGACACTGATCAGCCTTACGGGCGGGAAAAAGCAAGAGGATTACCTGCAAGAGACGGATACCATCTCCAGAATGGTATACGGCATGGCCTGCGCCTACATGCTTACGGGCAAAGAAATGTACCTTGATGCAGCTGAAAAGGGTACCGAGTATTTGCGCGATAAGATGAGATTTACGGATACAGATACCGGTCTCATCTACTGGTATCACGGCCAAAAAGTCGGCAGTGGTGGGGAAGAACAAAAACTGTTGGTGTCGGAGTTCGGAGATGACTACGATTGCATCCCCGCCTACGAGCAGATCTATGCACTCGCAGGGCCCGTACAAACCTACAGACTCACGGGTGATCCCCGCATCCTCGATGATGCGGAAAAGACTGTCGATCTATTTGACGAGTGCTTTAAAGACCATGAAAAAGGCGGCTATTATTCACACATCCATGCTGTAACCCTGAGTGCCCATGAGGAAAGCCTGGGCCGCAACAAAGCCAAGAAGAATTGGAACTCGGTGGGCGATCACGCTCCCGCGTATCTAATCAATCTCTGGCTTGCAACGGGCGAAGAGCGTTATAAGAAGATGCTTGAGGATACTTTCGATACAATTAGCAAACATTTCCCTGACTACGACAACAGCCCTTTCGTGCAAGAGAAGTTCTTTGACAATTGGAGCAAGGACCAATCATGGGGATGGCAGCAAAACCGCGCGGTCGTTGGCCATAATCTCAAAATCGCGTGGAATCTCATGAGATTCTATGCAGAGATGGGTAAAGATAAATACCTCGATATTGCCAAGAAGATTGCTTTCTTAATGCCCAAGGTGGGTTATGATAATCAGCGCTTCGGCTGGTATGACGTTGTCGAGCGTGTCCTCGATCCCAATGAGAAGTTCCACCGCTATGCATGGCATGACCGCAAAGCTTGGTGGCAACAAGAACAGGGAATTCTAGCCTATCTAATTCTACAAGGGCACATGCCTGACAGCACTGAATACAAGAAGTATGCCGAAGAATCGGCGGCTTTCTACAATGCTTTCTTCCTAGACAACAATGACGGGGGTGTCTACTTCAATGTCCTAGCGAACGGCATTCCTTACTTGGTAGGCACAGAACGATTCAAGGGCAGCCACTCCATGAGTGCGTATCATTCCACCGAGCTTTGCTTCTTGTCTACTGTTTATATCGATCTGTTGATCAAGAAGCGGCCTTTGGATTTGTTCTTCAAGCCCATACCTGGCGGCTTCAAGGATGGAATTCTCAGGGTAGAGCCAGACATCCTCCCCAAGGGATCTGTCTATATCAGTAGCTGTGAAATTGATGGTCAGGCCTATACGGATTTTGATGCAAATGCACTGACAGTTAAGCTGCCAGAATCGGAGCATCGGCTCCAGGTCAAAGTAACCGTTTCACCGAAGTGA
- a CDS encoding STAS domain-containing protein — MQVQLEAYGHWQVIRVSGQIDSKTVGELRDFIDTELKPSQPVALELTDVPFMSSAGLRTLLTLQRKTQDMGVDLVLIGVADDIADTMKVTGFYQFFTVYDSLQAIPGA; from the coding sequence ATGCAAGTACAACTTGAAGCTTACGGCCACTGGCAGGTGATCCGAGTCAGTGGTCAGATCGATTCAAAGACTGTCGGTGAACTGCGTGACTTCATCGACACCGAACTCAAGCCATCTCAGCCTGTCGCCCTTGAGTTAACAGACGTGCCATTCATGTCGAGTGCTGGCTTAAGAACGTTGCTGACCCTACAACGGAAAACTCAAGATATGGGTGTCGATCTTGTCCTTATTGGCGTCGCAGATGACATTGCTGACACGATGAAAGTCACTGGCTTCTATCAATTCTTTACGGTCTATGATTCACTGCAAGCCATTCCAGGAGCATGA
- a CDS encoding DJ-1/PfpI family protein, producing MHKKVLVLIEEHYDETEYNVFNEFFPRVDIEVEYASYLWGNDTLNFEGNDKTSNVEVSLCVSKIDLADYQGLILIGGYAMDRLRYEETLGATNQAPAVQLLRKAVALMDQGTLAVGTICHSLWLFCADPSLIKGREVTCAHNIVCDVANAGGNIMVNAGSTVELHQQGLLITGKHPGCVDIFVERFKTAVQSL from the coding sequence ATGCACAAAAAAGTGCTTGTGCTCATTGAAGAGCACTACGACGAAACCGAATACAACGTCTTCAACGAGTTCTTCCCTCGCGTTGACATTGAGGTTGAGTATGCTTCCTACCTTTGGGGTAATGATACGCTGAACTTTGAGGGCAACGATAAAACCAGCAACGTAGAGGTGAGTCTTTGTGTCAGCAAGATTGATCTGGCCGATTACCAGGGACTGATTCTGATAGGTGGCTATGCGATGGATAGGCTGCGTTACGAGGAAACACTCGGTGCGACCAATCAAGCTCCTGCCGTCCAGCTTCTCCGCAAAGCTGTAGCCTTAATGGATCAAGGCACTTTGGCTGTCGGTACAATCTGCCATTCGCTTTGGCTCTTCTGCGCAGATCCAAGTTTGATCAAGGGCCGAGAAGTCACCTGCGCCCATAATATTGTCTGTGATGTGGCCAATGCAGGCGGAAACATCATGGTCAATGCAGGTAGCACCGTCGAACTGCATCAGCAAGGTCTCCTGATCACAGGTAAGCATCCAGGCTGCGTTGATATTTTTGTAGAGCGATTCAAAACGGCGGTGCAAAGCCTCTAA
- a CDS encoding transposase, which translates to MKPIYDQAVRAEIRNRMSPPNRESVAEIARSTGITTQTLYNWRSQWQKEGQLVPATSKPPEQWGASDKLAAVIQAAGLSGPDLGAYCRERGLYPKQLARWRQAAEDANGPSAPTMTDHRDLQRKNQEQARQIRRLERELQKKEKALSEAATLLMLSKKLDQLWLQEEES; encoded by the coding sequence ATGAAACCGATTTATGACCAGGCCGTGCGGGCTGAGATCCGCAATCGCATGAGCCCGCCCAACCGAGAGAGCGTGGCCGAGATCGCTCGCTCCACCGGCATCACTACCCAGACCCTCTACAACTGGCGCAGTCAGTGGCAGAAAGAGGGCCAGCTGGTGCCGGCCACCAGCAAGCCGCCGGAGCAGTGGGGCGCATCCGACAAACTGGCCGCCGTGATCCAGGCCGCAGGCCTCAGCGGCCCCGATCTCGGCGCTTACTGCCGTGAGCGGGGCCTCTACCCCAAACAGCTTGCCCGCTGGCGCCAGGCCGCTGAGGATGCCAATGGCCCCAGCGCGCCGACCATGACCGACCACAGGGATCTACAGCGCAAAAACCAGGAGCAGGCACGCCAGATCCGGCGCCTTGAACGTGAGTTGCAGAAGAAGGAAAAAGCTCTTTCGGAGGCGGCAACATTGCTGATGCTGTCAAAAAAGCTCGATCAGCTTTGGCTGCAAGAAGAGGAGTCCTGA